A section of the Mycobacterium sp. 3519A genome encodes:
- a CDS encoding class I SAM-dependent methyltransferase: MLATFYAKAVDAGLEHPILGDQFAKDIVDRIDYDWSKTSITAANSPAVTTRSSHFDRWARQFLAVHPDAVVLHLGCGLDARCFRLDPGPGVEWYDVDYPDVADLRRQLYPPRDHYHVIAASVTDPAWFADIPRDRPTLMIGEGLTMYLTEQDGVALLRRVVEHAPSGELQFDAFNRLGIRSQWTNAVVRRSGATLHWGIDGPDDIIEAVRGVRLLSWVSALDSDAFDHVPWYYRWTLKAMNVVPALRFMAQYHRYAF; encoded by the coding sequence ATGCTGGCCACGTTCTACGCCAAGGCCGTAGATGCCGGCCTTGAACACCCGATCCTCGGCGACCAGTTCGCCAAGGACATCGTCGACCGCATCGACTACGACTGGTCCAAGACGTCGATCACCGCGGCGAACTCGCCCGCGGTGACCACGCGTTCGTCGCACTTCGACCGGTGGGCGCGCCAGTTCTTGGCCGTGCATCCCGACGCCGTGGTGCTGCACCTCGGCTGCGGCCTCGACGCCCGATGCTTCCGGCTGGACCCCGGTCCCGGCGTCGAGTGGTACGACGTCGACTACCCCGACGTCGCGGACCTGCGCCGCCAGCTGTACCCCCCACGCGACCACTACCACGTCATCGCCGCGTCGGTCACCGACCCCGCGTGGTTCGCCGACATCCCGCGGGACCGTCCGACTTTGATGATCGGCGAAGGCCTGACGATGTACCTGACCGAACAGGACGGCGTCGCGCTGCTGCGCCGGGTGGTGGAGCACGCACCGTCCGGCGAACTGCAATTCGACGCGTTCAACCGGCTCGGCATCAGATCGCAGTGGACCAACGCCGTGGTGAGACGCTCGGGCGCGACGCTGCACTGGGGCATCGACGGACCCGACGACATCATCGAGGCGGTGCGCGGGGTGCGGCTGCTGTCATGGGTATCGGCCCTCGATTCGGATGCGTTCGACCATGTGCCGTGGTACTACCGGTGGACGTTGAAGGCGATGAATGTCGTTCCCGCGCTGCGGTTCATGGCGCAGTACCACCGCTACGCCTTCTGA
- a CDS encoding DUF4262 domain-containing protein: protein MCWQCDNPNGTTEEYLDELRATIRLHGWVVQGVEDERLPFAYTIGLHDRGLPELLVTGLSPEDAARLLNDVAVAALGGRVFEPGAHVAVGDGPLLEIVEVEHPDAHLVFAVALGGPDVRALQLVWPDERGRWPWAAGWGRGRLRQPVLGIRGQNAQKA, encoded by the coding sequence ATGTGCTGGCAGTGCGACAACCCCAACGGCACCACCGAGGAGTACCTCGACGAACTGCGCGCGACGATCCGGCTGCACGGGTGGGTGGTGCAGGGTGTCGAGGACGAGCGGTTGCCGTTCGCCTACACCATCGGACTGCACGACCGCGGGCTGCCGGAACTGTTGGTGACGGGGCTGTCGCCGGAGGATGCGGCGCGCCTTTTGAACGACGTCGCGGTTGCCGCGCTGGGCGGGCGGGTCTTCGAGCCCGGCGCGCATGTGGCCGTCGGCGACGGTCCGCTACTCGAGATCGTCGAGGTGGAGCATCCGGATGCGCATCTGGTTTTTGCGGTGGCGCTGGGCGGTCCGGACGTTCGCGCGCTGCAACTGGTGTGGCCCGACGAGCGGGGCCGTTGGCCGTGGGCGGCGGGATGGGGCCGGGGTCGGCTGCGGCAACCCGTGTTGGGGATCAGAGGCCAGAACGCTCAGAAGGCGTAG
- a CDS encoding alpha/beta fold hydrolase produces MKGLLGLVFAVVVLAGCAGEPRPANFSGLVDIGNGRHLFLTCRGAGAPTVFIIPGKGSHAAAWRVVVSAVATTTSVCAYDRPNTRRDGDYLSTPVPQPHSVAQAVSDVVKLVGAARLSTPMVVVAHSYGGLIADLLARTHPGLVSGLVLVDPTSEYLPRLGRAEQDARFDQAARTPAPDADGEGFLADDAFATLRVAPPLPLPRMPAIVLSADVSRGDMGAGDYTKYQVHRANSLLAETLWTDNVIVGGSGHNMMLSRPSAVAAKTLAMVDWVRSGVRRR; encoded by the coding sequence GTGAAGGGCCTGCTCGGGCTCGTCTTCGCGGTCGTCGTGCTCGCCGGGTGCGCCGGTGAACCGCGGCCTGCGAACTTCTCCGGACTCGTCGACATCGGCAACGGGCGCCACCTGTTCCTGACCTGTCGGGGTGCGGGCGCACCGACCGTGTTCATCATCCCCGGCAAGGGCAGCCACGCCGCCGCATGGCGCGTCGTCGTATCCGCGGTCGCGACCACCACCAGCGTCTGCGCCTACGATCGGCCGAACACCAGACGGGACGGCGACTATCTGTCCACCCCGGTGCCGCAACCGCACTCCGTCGCCCAGGCCGTCTCCGACGTCGTGAAATTGGTTGGCGCAGCTCGGCTTTCGACGCCCATGGTGGTGGTCGCCCATTCTTACGGCGGCCTCATCGCCGATCTGCTGGCCCGCACCCATCCCGGACTCGTCTCCGGCCTGGTCCTGGTGGACCCGACGTCGGAGTACCTGCCGCGACTGGGCCGGGCCGAACAAGACGCCCGGTTCGACCAGGCGGCGCGAACGCCGGCACCGGATGCCGACGGTGAGGGGTTCCTCGCCGACGACGCGTTCGCCACGCTGCGGGTCGCCCCGCCGTTGCCGTTGCCCCGGATGCCCGCGATCGTGTTGAGCGCCGACGTCTCCCGCGGCGACATGGGCGCAGGCGACTACACGAAATACCAAGTGCACCGCGCCAACAGCCTGCTCGCCGAGACGCTGTGGACGGACAACGTGATCGTCGGCGGCAGCGGGCACAACATGATGCTGTCCCGGCCGAGCGCCGTCGCCGCGAAAACGCTCGCGATGGTCGACTGGGTGCGCTCCGGGGTCAGGCGGCGCTGA
- a CDS encoding nuclear transport factor 2 family protein, with translation MTSKTFTREELAAAFETFEATVDRAARTRDWDPWVDQYTPDVTYVEHAAGTMHGRDEVRPWIWRTMESFPGSYMTSFPSLWSVIDEPTGRIICELDNPMRDPGDGTIISATNISILTYAGDGQWCRQEDIYNPLRFVAATKKWCRKAQELGTLPDEAAAWLSQFGGAR, from the coding sequence GTGACGAGCAAGACGTTCACCCGCGAGGAATTGGCCGCGGCGTTCGAGACGTTCGAGGCGACCGTCGACCGTGCCGCGCGCACCCGCGATTGGGATCCCTGGGTTGACCAGTACACACCCGACGTCACCTACGTCGAGCACGCGGCGGGCACCATGCACGGCCGAGACGAGGTGCGGCCCTGGATCTGGCGGACCATGGAGTCGTTTCCCGGCAGCTACATGACGTCGTTTCCGTCGCTGTGGTCGGTGATCGACGAGCCGACGGGCAGGATCATCTGCGAGTTGGACAACCCGATGCGCGATCCGGGTGACGGCACCATCATCAGCGCCACCAACATCTCGATCCTCACCTACGCCGGCGACGGTCAGTGGTGCCGCCAGGAGGACATCTACAACCCGCTGCGCTTCGTCGCCGCGACGAAGAAGTGGTGCCGCAAAGCGCAGGAACTCGGCACGCTGCCCGACGAGGCGGCGGCGTGGCTGAGCCAGTTCGGAGGGGCCAGGTGA
- a CDS encoding TetR/AcrR family transcriptional regulator, translating to MTTALDRAASVDDAFRDRLIDGLAASIGERGYRDTTVADIVRHARTSKRTFYEQFASKEECLIELLRRNNENLIANIQAAVDPEADWDQQIRQASVAYVDHIGSRPAITLSWIREAPALGEVAKPLNRQAMEALTDMLVNLTDSPGFRRANLPPISRPLALILLGGLRELTALFVEDDRDVQGIIEHAIAAATALLGPRG from the coding sequence ATGACGACAGCGCTCGACAGGGCCGCATCCGTCGATGACGCCTTCCGCGACCGGTTGATCGACGGGTTGGCCGCATCCATCGGCGAGCGCGGATACCGCGACACCACCGTGGCCGACATCGTCCGGCACGCCCGCACCTCCAAGCGGACCTTCTACGAGCAGTTCGCCAGCAAGGAGGAGTGCCTGATCGAACTGCTGCGGCGAAACAACGAGAACCTGATCGCCAACATCCAGGCGGCTGTCGATCCGGAGGCCGACTGGGATCAGCAGATCCGGCAGGCGTCAGTGGCCTACGTCGACCACATCGGGTCGCGGCCCGCGATCACGCTGAGTTGGATCCGCGAAGCGCCCGCGCTCGGGGAGGTGGCCAAGCCGCTGAACCGGCAGGCGATGGAGGCGTTGACCGACATGCTGGTCAACCTCACGGACAGCCCCGGCTTCCGGCGTGCCAATCTGCCGCCGATCTCCAGGCCGTTGGCGTTGATCCTGCTGGGCGGGTTACGGGAATTGACAGCGCTTTTCGTCGAAGACGACCGCGATGTGCAGGGCATCATCGAGCACGCGATCGCAGCGGCGACCGCCCTGTTGGGCCCGCGCGGCTGA
- a CDS encoding NAD-dependent epimerase/dehydratase family protein: MAEPVRRGQVKLVIGANGFLGSHVTRRLVGDGHEVRVMVRPNAMTVGIDDLDVTRFVGDVWDDDTLREAMAGVDDVYYCVVDTRGWLRDPAPLFRTNVEGTRNVLEVARHAGLRKFVFTSSYVTVGRRRGHVATEDDVIVDERRLTPYVRSRVQAENIVLSYAKQHGLPAVAMCVSTTYGSGDWGRTPHGAIIAGAAFGKLPFVMSGIELEAVGVDDAADAMILAADRGRVGERYLVSEKMISNAEVVRIAAEAAGVPAPTKSIPLPMSYALAAAGSIKAKLRGTDEQLSMGSLRLMRAEAPVDHSKAVRELGWQPRPVEDSIREAARFWVGLRDAKRRSKTAS, translated from the coding sequence GTGGCTGAGCCAGTTCGGAGGGGCCAGGTGAAACTCGTCATCGGCGCCAACGGGTTCCTCGGCTCGCACGTCACACGGCGGTTGGTGGGCGACGGGCACGAGGTGCGAGTGATGGTGCGGCCCAACGCGATGACCGTCGGCATCGACGATCTCGACGTGACGCGGTTCGTCGGCGACGTCTGGGACGACGACACGTTGCGCGAGGCGATGGCCGGCGTCGACGACGTCTACTACTGCGTGGTCGACACCCGCGGGTGGCTGCGCGATCCCGCACCGCTGTTCCGCACCAACGTCGAGGGCACCCGCAACGTGCTCGAGGTCGCCCGGCATGCGGGGCTGCGCAAGTTCGTGTTCACCAGCAGCTACGTCACCGTCGGCAGGCGCCGCGGACACGTCGCCACCGAGGACGACGTCATCGTCGATGAGAGGCGGTTGACGCCGTACGTCCGGTCGCGGGTGCAGGCAGAGAACATCGTGCTGTCGTACGCCAAGCAGCACGGCCTGCCCGCGGTGGCGATGTGCGTGTCGACGACGTACGGCAGCGGCGACTGGGGCCGCACGCCGCACGGCGCGATCATCGCCGGCGCCGCGTTCGGCAAGTTGCCGTTCGTGATGAGCGGTATCGAACTGGAGGCGGTCGGCGTCGACGATGCGGCGGACGCGATGATCCTGGCCGCCGACCGCGGCCGCGTCGGCGAGCGTTACCTGGTCTCGGAGAAGATGATCAGCAACGCCGAGGTCGTCCGCATCGCCGCCGAGGCGGCCGGAGTTCCCGCGCCCACCAAGTCGATTCCGCTGCCCATGTCCTATGCGCTGGCGGCGGCGGGCAGCATCAAAGCCAAGCTGCGCGGCACCGACGAGCAGCTTTCGATGGGGTCGCTGCGCCTGATGCGCGCCGAGGCACCCGTCGACCACAGCAAGGCGGTCCGCGAATTGGGTTGGCAGCCAAGGCCGGTCGAGGACTCGATTCGCGAAGCCGCCCGGTTCTGGGTGGGCCTGCGGGACGCCAAACGCAGGAGCAAAACCGCCAGCTGA
- a CDS encoding cytochrome P450, with protein sequence MTDTAVTVEASATERPGKMPPAVHLPKVVQMVLMAGFRRRFLRYADKRYGSVFAINVPFFGRSVVVSDPALARQVFLASTDDLINVQPNLSRIFGPGSVFALDGKEHRARRKLLAPPFHGQSIKNYEKVIEEETLREAATWPEGVEFRTLEAMNRITLNVILRTVFGADGAELDFLREIIPPWAELGSRMATLPEPRFNTGRHSPWGKLAEFRRNFDRTVFALIDKAKADPNLDERTDILALLLRSTYEDGTPMSRQDVSDELLTLLGAGHETTASTLGWAFERLRRHPDVLARLVEENDNGGNEFRQATIQELQRNRTVIDFSGRHVQAPHFDLGDFRIPHGYTVMIAIANVHANAGVFPNPERFDPDRFMGTRTPTAWVPFGGGTRRCIGAAFANVEMDVVLRTILRHFVIETDEAPEEKVHFRGIAFTPKDGGRIVVRRRAA encoded by the coding sequence ATGACTGACACCGCAGTGACCGTGGAAGCGAGCGCTACGGAGCGGCCGGGAAAGATGCCGCCGGCAGTGCACCTGCCGAAGGTCGTTCAGATGGTCTTGATGGCCGGGTTCCGCCGCCGGTTCCTGCGGTACGCCGACAAGCGGTACGGCTCGGTGTTCGCGATCAATGTGCCGTTCTTCGGCCGCAGCGTGGTGGTCTCCGACCCCGCATTGGCTCGTCAGGTGTTTCTCGCGAGCACCGACGACCTGATCAACGTCCAGCCGAACCTCAGCCGGATCTTCGGTCCCGGTTCGGTTTTCGCGTTGGACGGTAAGGAGCACCGGGCCCGCCGCAAGCTGCTCGCCCCGCCGTTCCACGGGCAGAGCATCAAGAACTACGAGAAGGTCATCGAAGAGGAGACGCTGCGCGAAGCCGCGACGTGGCCGGAGGGTGTCGAGTTCCGAACCCTGGAAGCGATGAACAGGATCACGCTGAACGTCATCCTGCGCACCGTGTTCGGCGCCGACGGCGCCGAATTGGACTTCCTGCGGGAGATCATCCCGCCGTGGGCCGAACTGGGCTCGCGGATGGCCACGCTCCCGGAGCCGCGGTTCAACACGGGCAGGCACAGCCCGTGGGGCAAGCTCGCCGAGTTCCGCCGCAACTTCGACCGCACCGTCTTCGCGCTAATCGACAAGGCCAAGGCCGACCCGAATCTGGACGAGCGCACCGACATCCTCGCGCTGCTGTTGCGCAGCACCTACGAGGACGGCACGCCGATGTCGCGCCAGGACGTGTCCGACGAACTGCTGACGCTGCTTGGCGCCGGCCATGAGACCACCGCGTCGACGCTGGGCTGGGCGTTCGAGCGGCTGCGCCGCCACCCCGACGTGCTCGCCAGGCTCGTCGAGGAAAACGACAACGGCGGCAACGAGTTTCGTCAAGCCACCATCCAGGAGTTGCAGCGCAACCGGACGGTCATCGACTTCTCAGGACGGCACGTGCAGGCGCCGCATTTCGACCTCGGCGACTTCCGGATTCCGCACGGCTACACCGTGATGATCGCGATCGCCAACGTGCACGCCAACGCCGGCGTGTTCCCGAATCCCGAGCGCTTCGACCCTGACCGGTTCATGGGCACCAGGACGCCGACGGCGTGGGTGCCGTTCGGCGGCGGCACCCGCCGCTGCATCGGGGCGGCGTTCGCGAACGTCGAAATGGACGTCGTGCTGCGAACCATCTTGCGGCACTTCGTCATCGAGACCGACGAGGCCCCGGAGGAGAAGGTCCATTTCCGGGGCATCGCGTTCACACCGAAGGACGGCGGCCGGATCGTGGTGCGCCGCCGCGCTGCCTGA
- a CDS encoding DUF4262 domain-containing protein, whose protein sequence is MCSDYYDVLQGKIRKAGWTVQYVESDRTPYAYTVGLHDWDVPELLITGVSRHRAHRLLDAVARKLVGGEVLTPGQQISLPDGPLVEVVEVGHPDVHMGWAVAFGGPDIEALQLVWADGRGRWPWSAQFADGRATQPVLGCRTLGASWP, encoded by the coding sequence ATGTGCTCCGACTACTACGACGTGTTGCAGGGCAAGATCCGCAAGGCGGGGTGGACGGTGCAATACGTCGAAAGTGACCGCACGCCATACGCATACACGGTCGGGCTGCACGACTGGGACGTCCCAGAACTGCTGATCACCGGCGTCTCGCGGCACCGCGCCCATCGGCTGCTGGACGCAGTGGCCCGCAAGCTGGTCGGCGGCGAGGTGCTGACGCCGGGCCAGCAGATCTCGCTGCCCGACGGGCCGCTGGTCGAGGTCGTCGAGGTGGGTCATCCGGATGTCCACATGGGCTGGGCGGTGGCGTTCGGCGGCCCGGACATCGAGGCGCTGCAGTTGGTGTGGGCCGACGGCCGCGGGCGCTGGCCCTGGTCGGCGCAGTTCGCCGACGGGCGGGCGACGCAACCGGTGCTCGGTTGTCGGACCCTCGGCGCAAGCTGGCCATGA
- a CDS encoding DUF427 domain-containing protein has product MSDRPGLQPTASHPITVEPTGKHVTVRVNGELVAETDEALTLQESTYPAVQYIPLRDVVAERLKPSDTETYCPYKGDASYYHVVTEAGDTIEDAIWTYREPYPAVGQIASHVAFYPNKADIAVA; this is encoded by the coding sequence ATGAGTGACCGACCCGGACTGCAGCCGACCGCCTCCCATCCGATCACCGTCGAACCCACGGGCAAGCACGTCACCGTGCGGGTCAACGGCGAACTGGTGGCCGAGACCGACGAGGCGCTGACACTGCAGGAGTCCACCTATCCGGCGGTGCAGTACATCCCGCTGCGCGACGTGGTCGCCGAACGGCTGAAGCCGAGCGACACCGAGACGTACTGCCCGTACAAGGGCGATGCAAGCTACTACCACGTTGTCACCGAAGCCGGCGACACGATTGAGGACGCGATCTGGACCTACCGGGAGCCCTACCCCGCGGTGGGGCAGATCGCGAGCCACGTCGCGTTCTATCCCAACAAAGCGGACATCGCCGTCGCATAG
- a CDS encoding FAD-binding oxidoreductase codes for MPTTVPVNGRVSHWFSDYPSSRPPLPGDRDADVCIVGAGYTGLWTAYYLKRADPSLRIAILEARFAGFGASGRNGGWLSGLVPGDRNRMARQYGRDGVIAWQRALNEAVDEVIDVAAAEGIDAGIVKGGTMQIARNAAQASRLAAEIDEELSWKIDGIAPLTKAEAAERIRFDGVVSAYHTPHCARIQPAQLARGLADAVERLGVDIYENTPVTTIEQGRAVSAIGTVRAPIVLRATEGFTARMRGLRRRWLPMNSSMIATEPIPDSLWASIGWDGRETVGDTAHGFFYAQRTVDDRIAIGGRSVPYRYASRTDVDGRVPQRTIEHLTATLHSILPQVRDIPIAHGWCGVLAVPRDWNAGVALDKSSGLGWAGGYVGHGVTATNLAGRTLADLVLDRPGPHTQLPWVGHQARNWEPEPLRWIGVRGMYLAYKAADWHEGRGRSTTSPVAVVADRIAGRPH; via the coding sequence GTGCCAACCACAGTTCCCGTCAACGGTCGCGTCTCACACTGGTTCAGCGACTACCCGTCGTCGCGCCCGCCGCTGCCGGGGGACAGGGACGCCGACGTGTGCATCGTCGGCGCCGGATACACCGGGCTGTGGACCGCGTACTACCTGAAGCGCGCCGACCCGTCGCTGCGGATCGCGATCCTCGAGGCCCGCTTCGCCGGCTTCGGCGCCTCGGGGCGCAACGGCGGGTGGCTGTCCGGGCTGGTGCCGGGTGACCGCAACCGGATGGCCCGGCAGTACGGCCGCGATGGTGTCATCGCCTGGCAGCGGGCGCTGAATGAGGCCGTCGACGAGGTCATCGACGTCGCCGCCGCCGAGGGCATCGACGCAGGCATCGTCAAGGGCGGCACCATGCAGATCGCCCGCAACGCCGCGCAGGCGTCGCGGTTGGCCGCCGAGATCGACGAGGAGCTCAGCTGGAAGATCGACGGCATCGCGCCGTTGACGAAAGCCGAAGCGGCCGAACGCATTCGGTTCGACGGCGTAGTGTCGGCCTACCACACACCGCATTGCGCGCGGATCCAGCCCGCCCAGTTGGCGCGTGGCCTGGCCGATGCCGTCGAGCGGCTCGGCGTCGACATCTACGAGAACACCCCCGTCACCACCATCGAGCAGGGCCGCGCGGTGAGCGCGATCGGCACCGTGCGCGCGCCGATCGTGCTGCGCGCCACCGAGGGGTTCACCGCACGCATGCGTGGGCTGCGGCGCCGCTGGCTGCCGATGAACAGTTCGATGATCGCCACGGAGCCGATACCGGACAGCCTGTGGGCGTCCATCGGCTGGGACGGCCGCGAAACCGTCGGCGACACGGCGCACGGCTTCTTCTACGCCCAACGCACCGTCGACGACCGGATCGCCATCGGCGGGCGCAGCGTGCCCTACCGGTACGCCTCCCGCACCGACGTCGACGGCCGGGTGCCCCAGCGGACGATCGAACACCTCACTGCCACACTGCATTCGATCCTGCCGCAGGTGCGCGACATTCCGATCGCCCACGGCTGGTGCGGGGTGCTGGCCGTACCGCGGGACTGGAACGCGGGCGTCGCGCTCGACAAGTCGTCGGGCCTCGGCTGGGCCGGTGGCTACGTCGGCCACGGCGTCACCGCCACCAACCTCGCCGGCCGCACCCTGGCGGACCTGGTGCTCGATCGGCCGGGGCCGCACACCCAACTGCCGTGGGTCGGCCACCAGGCGCGCAATTGGGAACCTGAACCGCTGCGCTGGATCGGCGTGCGTGGCATGTACCTGGCCTACAAGGCCGCCGACTGGCACGAGGGTCGCGGCCGCTCGACGACGTCACCCGTCGCGGTCGTCGCGGACAGGATCGCCGGCAGGCCGCACTAG
- a CDS encoding DNA-3-methyladenine glycosylase, which produces MHRSVSVAFAGPVSPGLTLSPLRRGRNDPCYHDAADGAIWRTSLMRSGPVTARLTKPAPDTVDCEVWGTGATEFVETLPGLLGADDDTSGFAPTEPTIAAAHRRMPHLRLGRTGRVLEALVPAILEQRVYGKDARRAWRALVTKFGAPAPGPAPEHMRVPPPADVWRRIPSWEFHRANVDPGRARTIVGCAQRADSLERLTARTPEAARAAMMSLPGVGIWTAAETAQRAFGDADALSVGDFHLAKMVGWRLLGHPIDDPAMEELLEPLRPHRHRAVRLLEVTGPAHAPRRAPRQAIPKLRAI; this is translated from the coding sequence GTGCATCGATCGGTCAGCGTCGCCTTCGCCGGGCCTGTCAGTCCGGGGCTGACGTTGTCGCCGCTGCGGCGCGGCCGTAACGATCCGTGCTATCACGACGCGGCCGACGGCGCGATCTGGCGGACCAGCCTGATGCGCAGCGGACCCGTCACCGCGCGGCTGACGAAGCCCGCACCGGACACCGTCGACTGTGAGGTATGGGGAACGGGCGCAACGGAATTCGTCGAAACGCTGCCGGGGCTGCTCGGCGCCGACGACGACACGTCCGGCTTCGCACCGACAGAGCCGACCATCGCCGCGGCCCACCGGCGGATGCCGCACCTACGGCTGGGCCGCACCGGTCGCGTGCTGGAAGCACTGGTTCCGGCCATCCTCGAACAACGGGTGTACGGCAAGGACGCGCGGCGTGCGTGGCGGGCGCTGGTGACGAAATTCGGCGCGCCCGCGCCTGGTCCGGCCCCTGAACACATGCGCGTGCCGCCGCCCGCGGACGTGTGGCGGCGCATCCCGTCGTGGGAGTTCCACCGCGCCAATGTCGACCCGGGACGGGCGCGAACCATTGTCGGCTGTGCGCAGCGCGCTGATTCGCTCGAGCGGTTGACCGCCCGCACGCCGGAGGCCGCCCGCGCGGCGATGATGTCACTGCCCGGCGTCGGCATCTGGACGGCCGCTGAGACCGCGCAACGGGCGTTCGGCGACGCCGACGCGCTCAGTGTCGGGGACTTCCACCTGGCGAAGATGGTGGGGTGGCGGCTGCTGGGCCACCCCATCGACGATCCGGCGATGGAGGAGTTGCTCGAGCCGTTGCGGCCGCACCGGCACCGCGCCGTGCGACTGCTCGAAGTCACCGGGCCCGCACACGCACCGCGCCGGGCCCCGCGGCAGGCCATCCCGAAACTGCGCGCCATCTAG
- a CDS encoding SRPBCC family protein, translating to MTDQMPADAQAEVVVNADPQAVYALITDLTSLASLAEEVQTMKWRKGDAARPGAVFRGLNRNGLYRWSTVCTVTDAQPGRTFAFDVKTGGVIPVARWRYDIEPVDGGCKVTERTWDRRPGWIVKPSRFTTGVKDRTSANVEHIKMTLHRLKEKAEG from the coding sequence ATGACTGACCAGATGCCGGCCGACGCACAGGCAGAGGTCGTCGTCAATGCCGACCCGCAGGCCGTCTACGCCCTGATCACCGACCTCACGTCGCTGGCGTCGCTCGCCGAGGAGGTCCAGACGATGAAGTGGCGCAAGGGCGATGCTGCGCGCCCGGGCGCGGTGTTCAGAGGACTGAACCGCAACGGCCTGTACCGGTGGAGCACCGTGTGCACGGTCACCGATGCGCAGCCCGGCCGCACATTCGCCTTCGACGTCAAGACCGGCGGGGTCATCCCGGTGGCCCGCTGGCGTTACGACATCGAGCCCGTCGACGGCGGTTGCAAAGTGACCGAGCGGACCTGGGACCGTCGGCCCGGATGGATCGTCAAACCGTCGCGGTTCACCACCGGGGTCAAGGACCGCACGTCGGCCAACGTCGAGCACATCAAGATGACGCTGCACCGACTCAAGGAGAAAGCCGAGGGCTAG
- a CDS encoding bifunctional methionine sulfoxide reductase B/A protein, translating into MSQQFRHDPDAVAALSEEQYYVTQQNGTERPFTGQYWDNHEPGIYVDVVSGEPLFASEDKFDSGTGWPSFTKPVDADNVIKKRDFSHLMMRTEVRSKHGDSHLGHVFKDGPRAQGGLRYCINSASLRFIHLDDLEAQGYGQYRALFEKGVSVSEYKTAILAGGCFWGMQDLIRKQPGVVSTRVGYTGGQNAHPTYRNHPGHAEAIEIVYDPAQTDYRNVLEFFFQIHDPTTKNRQGNDVGTSYRSAIFYLDDEQKRVALDTIADVDASGLWPGKVVTEVTPAGDFWEAEPEHQDYLERYPNGYTCHFPRPGWKLPKRAEV; encoded by the coding sequence ATGTCGCAGCAATTCAGACACGATCCGGACGCGGTCGCCGCCCTTTCCGAAGAGCAGTACTACGTGACGCAGCAGAACGGCACGGAGCGCCCCTTCACCGGTCAGTACTGGGACAACCACGAGCCCGGCATCTACGTCGACGTCGTATCGGGCGAGCCGTTGTTCGCCTCGGAAGACAAATTCGACAGCGGCACCGGCTGGCCGAGCTTCACCAAACCGGTCGACGCGGACAACGTGATCAAGAAGCGGGACTTCTCGCATCTGATGATGCGCACCGAGGTGCGGTCCAAACACGGCGACAGCCACCTGGGCCATGTGTTCAAGGACGGACCGCGGGCGCAAGGCGGGTTGCGCTACTGCATCAACTCGGCTTCGCTGAGGTTCATCCACCTCGACGACCTCGAGGCGCAGGGGTACGGGCAGTACCGGGCCCTATTCGAAAAAGGAGTGAGCGTGAGCGAGTACAAGACGGCGATCCTGGCAGGCGGCTGCTTCTGGGGCATGCAGGACCTGATCCGCAAGCAGCCCGGCGTGGTGTCGACCCGGGTCGGCTACACCGGCGGGCAGAACGCGCATCCGACCTACCGCAACCATCCCGGCCACGCCGAGGCGATCGAGATCGTCTACGACCCGGCGCAGACCGACTATCGGAACGTGCTCGAGTTCTTCTTCCAGATCCACGATCCGACCACGAAGAACCGGCAGGGCAACGACGTCGGCACCAGCTACCGGTCGGCGATCTTCTATCTCGACGACGAGCAGAAGCGCGTCGCGCTGGACACCATCGCCGATGTCGACGCCTCCGGGCTGTGGCCGGGCAAGGTGGTCACCGAGGTGACCCCCGCCGGTGACTTCTGGGAGGCCGAACCGGAGCACCAGGACTACCTGGAGCGCTACCCGAACGGGTACACCTGCCACTTCCCGCGGCCGGGCTGGAAACTGCCGAAGCGCGCTGAAGTTTAG